A single genomic interval of Oceanithermus profundus DSM 14977 harbors:
- a CDS encoding Mov34/MPN/PAD-1 family protein, protein MRLCVRKGAWRAMWDDARARAPEEAVGLLVGRRGCAQAAWPLANASPHPLVHYLAEPGELLAALRRADAEGLEVCALYHSHPAGPPRPSERDRAEATWRVPYVILGLPEGRARAYLLPEGEEVEIRVEP, encoded by the coding sequence ATGCGGCTGTGCGTGCGGAAGGGGGCCTGGCGGGCGATGTGGGACGACGCCCGCGCGCGCGCGCCGGAGGAGGCCGTCGGCCTGCTCGTGGGGCGGCGGGGGTGCGCCCAGGCGGCCTGGCCCCTCGCCAACGCGAGCCCCCACCCGCTCGTGCATTACCTCGCGGAGCCGGGCGAACTGCTCGCGGCGCTGCGGCGCGCCGACGCCGAGGGGCTCGAGGTCTGCGCCCTCTACCACAGCCACCCCGCCGGACCGCCGCGCCCCAGCGAGCGCGACCGTGCGGAGGCCACCTGGCGCGTGCCCTACGTTATCCTGGGGCTGCCGGAGGGGCGCGCCCGCGCCTACCTCCTGCCCGAGGGAGAAGAGGTGGAGATTCGTGTGGAGCCGTGA
- a CDS encoding HesA/MoeB/ThiF family protein, giving the protein MWSREELDRYARHMILPEVGPEGQARLKAASVLVVGAGGLGSPLLMYLAAAGVGRIGIVEDDVVDLSNLQRQVLYATPDVGRPKAEVAAARLADLNPHVTVEVHAQRLTSENALALFADYDLVVDASDNFPTRYLASDAAVFADKPLVYGAIHRFEGQVSVFHHQGGPCYRCLFPKPPKPGSVPSCAQAGVFGVLPGVIGSLMATEVLKLLLGIGRPLSGRLLLYDGLEVEFRELKVERDPNCPVCGDHPTQKGLIDYEAFCGVPR; this is encoded by the coding sequence GTGTGGAGCCGTGAAGAACTCGATCGCTACGCCCGGCACATGATCCTGCCGGAGGTGGGGCCCGAGGGGCAGGCGCGCCTGAAGGCCGCCTCGGTGCTCGTGGTGGGCGCCGGGGGGTTGGGCTCGCCCCTGCTCATGTACCTCGCGGCGGCGGGCGTGGGGCGCATCGGCATCGTCGAGGACGACGTCGTCGACCTCAGCAACCTGCAGCGGCAGGTCCTCTACGCCACCCCCGACGTGGGGCGGCCCAAGGCCGAGGTCGCCGCCGCACGGCTCGCCGACCTCAACCCCCACGTCACCGTGGAGGTCCACGCCCAGCGCCTCACCTCGGAGAACGCCCTGGCCCTCTTCGCCGACTACGACCTCGTCGTCGACGCCAGCGACAACTTCCCCACGCGCTACCTGGCGAGCGACGCGGCCGTGTTCGCGGACAAACCCCTGGTCTACGGGGCGATCCACCGTTTCGAGGGCCAGGTCTCGGTCTTCCACCACCAGGGCGGCCCCTGTTACCGCTGCCTCTTCCCCAAACCGCCCAAGCCGGGCAGCGTGCCCAGCTGCGCCCAGGCGGGCGTCTTCGGGGTGCTGCCCGGGGTGATCGGCAGCCTGATGGCCACCGAGGTGCTCAAGCTGCTGCTGGGGATCGGCCGCCCGCTTTCGGGCCGGCTGCTCCTCTACGACGGGCTCGAGGTCGAGTTCCGCGAGCTCAAGGTGGAGCGCGATCCGAACTGCCCGGTCTGCGGCGACCACCCCACGCAGAAGGGCCTGATCGACTACGAAGCGTTCTGCGGCGTTCCTCGGTAG
- a CDS encoding citrate synthase/methylcitrate synthase — MAEAEIARGLEGVVFTETELSFIDGQNGRLYYLGYPIQELAEHSSFEEVSYLLLHKRLPTADELAVFKEKLVKNRSIAVEKVASFADYPRTAHPMASLRTAISELGLFDPTEEDTSFESLYEKSVSLISKFATVTAAIKRLREGHMPIEPDPELSHAANFYYMLNGKRPSPEQEKLLDVALILHAEHGMNASTFTALAVHSTASDIYSSIVAAVGALKGPRHGGANEQVMKMVQEIGKPEAARGWVQGKLANKERIMGMGHRVYKALDPRAVILKKYAEIVAKAHGKSTEYEILTIVEEEAGKVLNPRGIYPNVDFYSGVVYSDLGIPTEFFTPVFAVARISGWTAHILEYARMDNRLLRPKAKFVGELDRKYVPIDQR, encoded by the coding sequence ATGGCAGAGGCTGAAATCGCACGGGGATTGGAAGGCGTCGTCTTCACCGAGACCGAGCTCTCGTTCATCGACGGCCAGAACGGCAGGCTCTACTACCTGGGCTACCCCATCCAGGAGCTCGCGGAGCACAGCAGCTTCGAGGAGGTCTCCTACCTGCTGCTGCACAAGCGACTACCCACGGCCGACGAGCTGGCGGTCTTCAAGGAGAAACTGGTCAAGAACCGCAGCATCGCGGTCGAGAAGGTGGCCTCGTTCGCCGACTACCCGCGCACGGCCCACCCCATGGCCTCGCTGCGCACCGCCATCAGCGAACTCGGCCTCTTCGACCCCACCGAGGAGGACACCTCCTTCGAGAGCCTCTACGAGAAGAGCGTCAGCCTGATCTCCAAGTTCGCCACCGTCACCGCGGCGATCAAGCGCCTGCGTGAGGGGCACATGCCCATCGAGCCCGACCCCGAGCTCTCGCACGCGGCGAACTTCTACTACATGCTCAACGGCAAGCGCCCCAGCCCCGAGCAGGAAAAGCTGCTCGACGTGGCGCTGATCCTGCACGCCGAGCACGGCATGAACGCCTCCACCTTCACCGCCCTGGCCGTGCACTCGACCGCCTCGGACATCTACTCCTCGATCGTGGCGGCGGTGGGCGCCCTCAAGGGCCCGCGCCACGGCGGCGCCAACGAGCAGGTCATGAAGATGGTGCAGGAGATCGGCAAGCCCGAGGCCGCCCGCGGCTGGGTCCAGGGCAAGCTGGCCAACAAGGAGCGCATCATGGGCATGGGCCACCGCGTCTACAAGGCGCTCGACCCGCGCGCCGTCATCCTCAAGAAGTACGCCGAGATCGTGGCCAAGGCCCACGGCAAGTCCACCGAGTACGAGATCCTCACCATCGTCGAGGAAGAGGCGGGCAAGGTGCTCAACCCGCGCGGCATCTACCCCAACGTCGACTTCTACTCGGGCGTTGTCTACTCCGACCTGGGCATCCCCACCGAGTTCTTCACCCCCGTCTTCGCGGTGGCGCGGATCTCGGGCTGGACCGCCCACATCCTCGAATACGCGCGCATGGACAACCGCCTGCTCCGCCCCAAGGCCAAGTTCGTGGGCGAGCTCGACCGCAAGTACGTGCCCATCGATCAGCGCTGA
- a CDS encoding serine/threonine-protein kinase, with translation MGIPGRVLLGEYRVVRPIARGALATVYLAFDREGRPFAVKVFPEGYEARADREWQVGRALEHPNVNPVLQRLDIDAHPAVLLAYAPGRRLSEEPPAPGEFLTVFRQLLAALGHMHERGYVHRDVKPENVIVDARGHARLIDFDLSGPKREATQRLRLGTIAYIAPEQVRGENVTPATDVYAAGVILYWGLTGELPYVGTPQVVMESHLHAPLPAAAGLEPDTQLGAVLGRMVAKDPQARFRDARAVLQALDAIR, from the coding sequence GTGGGTATCCCTGGACGGGTGCTGTTGGGCGAGTACCGGGTCGTCCGCCCCATCGCGCGCGGCGCGTTGGCGACGGTCTACCTGGCGTTCGACCGGGAGGGCCGCCCTTTCGCCGTCAAAGTCTTTCCCGAGGGGTACGAAGCGCGCGCCGACCGCGAATGGCAGGTGGGGCGCGCCCTCGAGCACCCCAACGTCAACCCGGTGCTGCAGCGGCTCGACATCGACGCCCACCCCGCGGTCCTCCTCGCCTACGCGCCCGGCCGCCGGCTCTCGGAAGAGCCCCCGGCGCCGGGGGAGTTCCTGACCGTCTTTCGGCAGCTGCTCGCGGCGCTCGGGCACATGCACGAGCGGGGCTACGTCCACCGCGACGTCAAGCCCGAGAACGTCATCGTCGACGCCCGGGGGCACGCCCGGCTGATCGACTTCGACCTCTCCGGACCCAAGCGCGAGGCCACCCAGCGGCTGCGCCTGGGCACGATCGCTTACATCGCCCCCGAGCAGGTCCGCGGCGAGAACGTGACCCCGGCGACCGACGTCTACGCCGCCGGGGTGATCCTCTACTGGGGGCTGACCGGGGAGCTGCCCTACGTGGGCACCCCTCAGGTCGTGATGGAAAGCCACCTCCACGCCCCCCTTCCCGCGGCCGCCGGGCTCGAGCCCGACACCCAGCTGGGCGCGGTCCTGGGTCGGATGGTCGCCAAGGACCCGCAGGCGCGCTTCCGCGACGCCCGGGCGGTGCTGCAGGCGCTGGACGCGATCCGCTGA